The DNA region gcgttcttacgtcagtctttaatgtcaggtgatccttcaaatgtcagtgtaaattgttgagtgtaccattagtgctcagtcgtgtttttcatagttaccagtgccgatggagtttttttttttagagcgtcatattctgctggaaaagtttcattttaatggtaatatgccatgagcggaggtgtatgagtaacttcacaagttgaccatagtctagagcgatgacatgctcatctactcccagaacctggcagaacgaaatgttgcagctcgtccggtcttcaatgatgagcccaaaagaggccacttcacagagccggcccaaggcttaagagaactgagaggcaggacaagatggcgggctggacttggttaactttagattttacacaaatctcattgttttgtttttcacctaaaatagtaattaaaacatccaagatgtgttttgcctcatcaaaatgtggaatttgatcagcaaactactcattctaagacaactatgccttgggctaaatgacttggcttcaagtacgatgccacacgattcagaaatgaaggtacagactgcacaaacagataaacgacatgatgcatctcatttcaccacaactaaaggcagcgacaaaaaaaaagtcaagctctcacgatgatgacatttctcatgcaaccctttagcaagcctacatagtatttatgcctaaaagtcactgcatgggtaaataagaaacaagcaacacacacacacacacatatatatatatatatatatatatatccatgggccactgtaaagtaatatggttctgtcataacgttttgaatgaaaatctgcatttggataagacacctttagtatagttttgattttaaggcataataaagatcaaatgcaagtacgagtggatttacattgaaaatttcaaacgcatcaagaaaaccatgtgctaaggaaatttcaaaccatttggaacgcacagagacgagcttttgtgcaaaaatgaacttaaaggtgcctttaaaaaagtgtcaaagtacttttgaaaacaaaaaagcaaacccccaataggtggcagcaagaggccgctttatttgagtaaagcattgaacgattcattcagccaaagaagccaataggatgaacggacagttgaatcaatccctgaatcatcgactcacccgagtcttcttggcgaaggcctgaatcgttcgtgcagggaaacgtcgctgtgtattattcagagatggccaactgttctgctgtttattttattatacttatcgcaatgattttactactactatcaataaaattaatattaataatgataatattgccggaagttgtacagcgcatgcgtcacgtgttcatcatcagcatccatgacaaccgtcctgtggctgttgtttgaatctcgctgtgtcgattggcatctgatctctgcgtcctccgtgacaatttttccagattatcgatattattgatcgttggatacgtcgattgatcgcctgctgttcccatcactcaggtttgaccctttttattacgctgtgctttgtgtttgtgttcagtatgtcttgtgttcactacaggttccagagtcgactcacctacgactcgctccagttaaggcctcaacatcagcgcgggggagctgaagcggcagatcatgaggagcaagaggctgaagttctgccagctgaagatcagcaacgcccagactgatgaaggtgagttgaggaaaagacacttcaactgttctacgctaacattagatgcgttacatcagacacttctggaagctgtaaggtggtgctgatgctgacatgtagggatgttttggctgttttaaaaggctaatggctctcaaagtataccgtgctccataattatgtgctgattctgattttattttgctgtcagaatacacagatgatgctctcatccctaaaaacacgtcggtcatcatcagacggatccctgcggcgggactgaagtcctcaaacagaagatttgttgggtaagtgctgtgaaatgagcacacgcgtcctctgttagatgttatatgaagactcctggtctgtccctggtgttttagtcacacaagctcctttgttttgcagacatcaagctggacgctggcgtgaaccttcacctagagctgatccttcactcctctcactggagcagttgttgaaggtattgaacaaatgaatagcacaatagcaatgtaaagcacacaatatacgcacacgcactcagcttcttagggagatttgagattgtttgaagggttgagggtgaaaaagattcaaatgtgcaaatgcctgtgaaacagactgagaatctggctgaggcaaaggcgtcagaggaggacaagctgaaagcggtgatgtaccagtccagcctgtgctactactccagcaggtgagcgttcagacactgacaggtttgctttgtgagagatgtctgagctgattctcatggttctgatgttcactagtgaggccatgaggctgcttgggatcccgggacaccacattaggcactgccccactaatgtggtaactgggttttccaagctcacggttgctgtgaacttgagctcttgtcctcatcagtcagattgtttgctcagagtttgactgtcactcctcaattcacagggcagccgctccgcgccgcacaagcgcatccggaagagcacagggattccccgcagcttcctgttggaggtggacgacccagaccgaaagggagtcatgatagacggcagcggccgatacgtcattcccatcatagacgcgtgagtaaactgtacttggcatagccgcatgttctagtgtttgtccaaatctcacatgatgtctgcttgtgtgtgtttgcgctcgatctgttcagtgaggcctatgctgctgagaagagaaagaggccgtccttctcctgccagaccgagcctttgccctcctcgtcctcagcaggtgcggcatcttcggtccgggacgccggagggaaacggtcccgctccccatcttcaccagagacgcgcggcgaccagaagagaccacgtcgctgagagaccttcatccaagagacctggagccgacgtgtaaatattgtacatagtttattaataaaagataataaagattatagccgcatgaactgtgtggactggttaaccttcactccagcagtgcaacacacacacacacacacacacacacacgaatgaattcataaacacaatatcatgaagttttgctttaatttaggaaaagagaaactcttctgggctaaaatctgatgggtttttttcagcgttcttacttcagtctttaatgtcaggtgatccttcaaatgtcagtgtaaagtgttgagtacactattagtgctcagtcgtgtttttcatagttaccagtgccgatggagttttttgaagcgtcatattctgctggaaacgtttcatttgaatggtaatgtcccataagcggaggtcttgtgagtaacttcacaagtcggtcaaagtctacaccggtgacaagctcatctactcccagaacctgctactctctacctacacgctgtcagctgatgtttcaaaacctcaacactcgcatacagaacagcctcagcgtctgcaccacttatcggcactagctgcaagtctacaccccctctgtccagaagtgagcacagcctcttggtaccatcccagcaagcatttttttggggtgtttaaaggtgccaactgaccatcaaaagtaaaaatgactcattttatctcatcccaacagggaaaccaccaacaataaagaatgagttactatctggtgtcatggctttgcaattaaaacaagtttagttataatggaggtcattgggggcaaaaaacagccacttgaacaatatgaacaatacataagggttaaaagtctaatagacggcttggttaaaaccaggctaaatctaggctgtcagtgagtgtgcacccctaaccccgcctctcacagtgacctcactagctccgctgagtgctttgtgtctcagattgcatgcaagtctgcagccagatactgctggaagctagtcatcaaatacacaggaacgaatgactacacgtgtcaatctgtctattaaactatctaatctgtctagtcagtcttttattatcttttatatgcaaaaatattcattcataaaaacatatgtatatatgaacactgggtcaaatagggtccgtgcattttaaatctaataacaaaattaacccaatgttggttttgtccatatttaaatgaacgtgtgtaaacgcacgctttgatcaaaccttttattccccttgatgatattgtgcttttttttcccctcaatgccctccaaagtttcaatgtttggccgtgtctgccatatctgttttgtttaaaaaaaaaaaaaaggaatgcatcggttcctgcatgtagaattcagaaatctcatggcattgaaagaaaactggcagcagttgagtgccgaggtcaaaggtcagatgagcaggcatcacacctgataaacacctggggcaactgtacagtaaaaaaaaaaaaaaacaacaagattaagaaatattgctttaatttgagagagacaaaaaaaactcttccgtgttaaaatttgatgttcctccagcgttcttacgtcagtctttaatgtcaggtgatccttcaaatgtcagtgtaaattgttgagtgtaccattagtgctcagtcgtgtttttcatagttaccagtgccgatggagttttttttttttagagcgtcatattctgctggaaaagtttcattttaatggtaatatgccatgagcggaggtgtatgagtaacttcacaagttgaccatagtctagagcgatgacatgctcatctactcccagaacctggcagaacgaaatgttgcagctcgtccggtcttcaatgatgagcccaaaagaggccacttcacagagccggcccaaggcttaagagaactgagaggcaggacaagatggcgggctggacttggttaactttagattttacacaaatctcattgttttgtttttcacctaaaatagtaattaaaacatccaagatgtgttttgcctcatcaaaatgtggaatttgatcagcaaactactcattctaagacaactatgccttgggctaaatgacttggcttcaagtacgatgccacacgattcagaaatgaaggtacagactgcacaaacagataaacgacatgatgcatctcatttcaccacaactaaaggcagcgacaaaaaaaaagtcaagctctcacgatgatgacatttctcatgcaaccctttagcaagcctacatagtatttatgcctaaaagtcactgcatgggtaaataagaaacaagcaacacacacacacacatatatatatatatatatatatatatatccatgggccactgtaaagtaatatggttctgtcataacgttttgaatgaaaatctgcatttggataagacacctttagtatagttttgattttaaggcataataaagatcaaatgcaagtacgagtggatttacattgaaaatttcaaacgcatcaagaaaaccatgtgctaaggaaatttcaaaccatttggaacgcacagagacgagcttttgtgcaaaaatgaacttaaaggtgcctttaaaaaagtgtcaaagtacttttgaaaacaaaaaagcaaacccccaataggtggcagcaagaggccgctttatttgagtaaagcattgaacgattcattcagccaaagaagccaataggatgaacggacagttgaatcaatccctgaatcatcgactcacccgagtcttcttggcgaaggcctgaatcgttcgtgcagggaaacgtcgctgtgtattattcagagatggccaactgttctgctgtttattttattatacttatcgcaatgattttactactactatcaataaaattaatattaataatgataatattgccggaagttgtacagcgcatgcgtcacgtgttcatcatcagcatccatgacaaccgtcctgtggctgttgtttgaatctcgctgtgtcgattg from Danio rerio strain Tuebingen ecotype United States chromosome 8, GRCz12tu, whole genome shotgun sequence includes:
- the LOC141375832 gene encoding E3 ubiquitin-protein ligase RBBP6-like isoform X2; its protein translation is MRSKRLKFCQLKISNAQTDEEYTDDALIPKNTSVIIRRIPAAGLKSSNRRFVGHQAGRWREPSPRADPSLLSLEQLLKTENLAEAKASEEDKLKAVMYQSSLCYYSSRAAAPRRTSASGRAQGFPAASCWRWTTQTERES
- the LOC141375832 gene encoding E3 ubiquitin-protein ligase RBBP6-like isoform X1, translating into MRSKRLKFCQLKISNAQTDEEYTDDALIPKNTSVIIRRIPAAGLKSSNRRFVGHQAGRWREPSPRADPSLLSLEQLLKTENLAEAKASEEDKLKAVMYQSSLCYYSSSEAMRLLGIPGHHIRHCPTNVGSRSAPHKRIRKSTGIPRSFLLEVDDPDRKGVMIDGSGRYVIPIIDAEAYAAEKRKRPSFSCQTEPLPSSSSAGAASSVRDAGGKRSRSPSSPETRGDQKRPRR
- the LOC141375832 gene encoding E3 ubiquitin-protein ligase RBBP6-like isoform X3, which gives rise to MYQSSLCYYSSSEAMRLLGIPGHHIRHCPTNVGSRSAPHKRIRKSTGIPRSFLLEVDDPDRKGVMIDGSGRYVIPIIDAEAYAAEKRKRPSFSCQTEPLPSSSSAGAASSVRDAGGKRSRSPSSPETRGDQKRPRR